Proteins from one Paenibacillus amylolyticus genomic window:
- a CDS encoding ABC transporter permease: MKHRVAWERLIQVEQGQAGRVMRTLGWFVDVPSSGQKVSSRRWLSKWGSGLPWNAGKAYRYLMTKTFIRTEVFSIVLRLVVLGMLLSWWTAGS, from the coding sequence GTGAAACATCGGGTGGCGTGGGAACGTCTGATTCAGGTGGAGCAGGGGCAGGCTGGCAGGGTTATGCGGACGCTTGGCTGGTTCGTGGATGTACCTTCATCCGGACAGAAAGTAAGTTCGCGTCGTTGGCTTAGCAAATGGGGAAGCGGTCTTCCGTGGAATGCCGGGAAAGCTTACCGTTATTTGATGACCAAAACGTTTATTCGGACTGAAGTGTTCTCCATCGTATTACGTCTGGTTGTGTTGGGCATGTTACTATCCTGGTGGACAGCAGGCAGCTGA
- a CDS encoding ABC transporter permease, which produces MCWACYYPGGQQAADFGVGVYLFFLLLAGVQLGALRRSHSESFWIMIYPISGESRRSQVLGFIFHLHALAALLMWLPMLAAGASGLTVTGAALILGILVIVIMRRSQGNKWLKEEEDE; this is translated from the coding sequence TTGTGTTGGGCATGTTACTATCCTGGTGGACAGCAGGCAGCTGATTTTGGTGTCGGCGTGTATCTGTTCTTCCTGTTGCTTGCGGGTGTACAGCTTGGTGCGCTGCGACGCAGTCATAGTGAATCGTTCTGGATTATGATCTATCCGATCTCGGGAGAGAGTCGTCGTTCTCAGGTGTTGGGATTCATATTCCATCTACATGCGCTGGCTGCATTGCTCATGTGGCTGCCTATGCTGGCTGCCGGAGCGAGTGGACTGACTGTCACCGGAGCAGCACTTATTTTGGGCATACTGGTGATTGTGATCATGCGCCGTTCGCAAGGCAACAAGTGGTTGAAGGAAGAAGAAGACGAGTGA
- a CDS encoding YjcZ family sporulation protein has product MSGVEDTRGGYGCGGYGGFTNTGAILVLFILLVIITKSFLC; this is encoded by the coding sequence ATGTCTGGAGTTGAAGATACAAGAGGCGGTTATGGATGCGGCGGTTACGGAGGATTTACGAACACAGGTGCCATTCTCGTTCTGTTCATCTTGCTCGTTATTATCACGAAATCATTCCTCTGTTAG
- a CDS encoding aminotransferase class I/II-fold pyridoxal phosphate-dependent enzyme, with protein MNPLAEQLNESIQTGSSHVYSMLSQLGKEMYFPKEGILSQSAEAASLAKTHNATIGIALEGGVPMHLQVIQEKLSAFQPKDLYPYAPPAGKPELRTVWRDKMLKETPSLEGKTFGNPIVTNALTHGLSIVADLFADEGDAVIYPDKNWENYELTFGIRRHGQLVHYPLFDDQLNFNSDGLLQALLDQKDKGKAIVLLNFPNNPTGYTPGAEEADAIVNTIRQAAEAGVNVVAVTDDAYFGLFFEDSIHESLFGKLANIHPRVLTVKVDGATKEEFVWGFRVGFITYAHEDAAVLHALEQKTLGIIRATISSGPHPSQTFVLDALKAPEFEAQKQEKFEIMKGRANKVKAILDSGKYGDAWDYYPFNSGYFMCLKLKDVGAEELRSHLLHQYGVGTIALGESDLRIAFSCIEEAGLEDLYETIYRGVQDLRTTK; from the coding sequence CTGGCTGAACAGTTGAACGAAAGTATTCAGACAGGCAGCAGTCACGTCTACTCCATGCTGTCACAGCTTGGCAAAGAAATGTATTTTCCAAAAGAGGGGATTTTGAGTCAATCTGCTGAAGCAGCAAGCTTGGCCAAGACCCATAATGCCACAATTGGTATCGCCCTGGAGGGTGGTGTGCCGATGCATCTTCAGGTTATTCAGGAGAAGCTTTCTGCATTCCAGCCAAAGGATCTGTATCCTTACGCTCCACCTGCAGGCAAACCAGAATTGCGGACCGTCTGGAGAGACAAGATGCTGAAGGAAACGCCTTCCCTGGAAGGCAAAACGTTCGGCAATCCGATTGTAACCAATGCATTAACCCATGGACTAAGTATCGTAGCCGACCTGTTCGCCGATGAAGGGGACGCTGTCATATATCCGGATAAAAACTGGGAAAATTACGAGCTGACCTTCGGAATCCGTCGTCATGGCCAGTTGGTTCACTATCCCCTGTTCGATGATCAGTTGAACTTCAACAGTGACGGTCTGCTTCAGGCGTTGCTTGACCAGAAGGACAAAGGTAAAGCCATCGTGCTGCTCAACTTCCCGAATAACCCTACAGGTTATACGCCTGGAGCGGAAGAAGCAGACGCCATTGTTAACACGATCCGTCAGGCAGCTGAAGCCGGCGTTAACGTGGTTGCTGTAACAGATGATGCGTACTTCGGGCTGTTCTTCGAAGATTCCATTCATGAATCCCTGTTTGGCAAACTTGCCAATATTCATCCACGTGTGTTGACCGTAAAAGTGGATGGTGCAACCAAGGAAGAGTTCGTATGGGGCTTTCGCGTTGGATTCATTACGTATGCCCATGAAGATGCAGCCGTTCTGCACGCATTGGAACAAAAAACACTTGGTATCATCCGGGCAACGATCTCCAGTGGCCCGCATCCTTCCCAGACCTTTGTACTGGATGCGCTCAAAGCACCGGAGTTTGAAGCACAGAAACAGGAGAAGTTCGAGATTATGAAAGGCCGCGCCAATAAAGTGAAGGCCATTCTCGATAGTGGCAAGTATGGAGATGCATGGGACTATTACCCGTTCAACTCTGGTTACTTCATGTGCCTGAAGCTGAAAGACGTTGGCGCTGAAGAACTTCGAAGCCATTTGCTGCACCAATATGGCGTGGGTACAATCGCGCTGGGTGAATCGGATCTGCGAATCGCCTTCTCCTGTATTGAAGAAGCCGGGTTGGAAGATCTGTATGAAACCATCTATCGTGGAGTTCAGGATCTGCGGACGACTAAATAA